From the genome of Impatiens glandulifera chromosome 9, dImpGla2.1, whole genome shotgun sequence, one region includes:
- the LOC124914747 gene encoding U-box domain-containing protein 21-like: MMPPNSLSISCLAKIILSWRRLRKSGKHAAAAAKIETIEPEPEMELSIPPHFRCPISLDLIKDPVTVSTGITYDRESIEKWTESGNRTCPVTKQQLRNLDQIPNHAIRKMIQSWCVENRALGVERIPTPRIPITRSDVSDLCSKISSSTVRGGHKKCGELVEKSRRWVKESERNRKCLAEGGAGDVLATAFEFFASISSNEYEDLLAIILSTLPSFFPLTEESKSKLSSDQSIRCMSWFLTREDLSSRQNSVLLLKELISSNPRNVNKLLLPIKGIEQSLSNIVKLQFCPKATKASLTLIYHIIWSSGDDKISTWFANAGFVSSLLELIVDSERSVCEKAIAVLDKICGTKDGKEMVLDHALTMPVMVKKLLRVSATVSELSVSVIWKLCKDDDRWCVEAIKLGCFQKLLVVLQVGCGGKTKEKATELLKMMNQYRGKLECFDSSMNYDNLKKPSF, translated from the coding sequence ATGATGCCTCCAAATTCTCTCTCAATTTCTTGTTTAGCCAAAATTATACTTTCTTGGAGAAGACTAAGAAAATCCGGTAAGCATGCCGCCGCCGCCGCAAAGATCGAGACCATTGAACCTGAGCCGGAGATGGAGCTGTCAATACCTCCTCATTTCCGATGCCCAATTTCTCTAGACTTGATCAAAGACCCGGTAACTGTCTCAACCGGAATAACATACGACCGTGAAAGCATCGAGAAATGGACGGAATCCGGCAACAGAACCTGCCCTGTAACAAAACAACAACTCAGAAACCTGGATCAAATACCCAATCACGCCATCAGAAAGATGATCCAATCATGGTGCGTCGAAAACAGGGCACTCGGGGTCGAACGGATTCCGACCCCACGTATACCCATCACCAGATCAGACGTGTCCGATCTCTGTTCCAAGATTTCATCTTCCACCGTCCGCGGTGGCCACAAAAAGTGCGGAGAATTGGTGGAGAAATCCAGGAGGTGGGTTAAAGAAAGCGAGAGGAACCGGAAGTGCTTGGCGGAAGGCGGCGCCGGCGACGTTCTTGCCACGGCCTTCGAGTTTTTCGCTTCGATTTCATCGAATGAATACGAGGATCTTCTTGCCATTATCTTATCCACACTTCCATCGTTTTTCCCACTCACGGAAGAAagtaaatcaaagttatcttCGGATCAATCCATACGTTGCATGTCGTGGTTCTTAACTAGAGAAGATCTGTCATCGAGACAGAATTCCGTATTGTTACTAAAAGAATTGATTTCATCCAACCCAAGAAACgtcaacaaattattattaccCATTAAAGGAATCGAACAATCGTTAAGCAATATTGTTAAGCTTCAATTTTGCCCCAAAGCTACAAAAGCCTCTCTAACACTCATCTACCACATCATATGGTCATCAGGAGATGATAAGATCTCAACATGGTTCGCCAATGCGGGTTTTGTCTCATCCCTGTTAGAACTAATCGTGGATTCAGAAAGGAGCGTTTGCGAAAAGGCGATTGCGGTTCTAGACAAGATCTGCGGGACTAAGGACGGGAAGGAAATGGTGTTAGACCATGCATTGACGATGCCGGTGATGGTTAAGAAGCTGCTCAGAGTATCGGCCACGGTTTCAGAGCTTTCGGTTTCGGTTATTTGGAAGTTGTGTAAAGATGATGATCGGTGGTGCGTTGAGGCGATCAAATTGGGTTGTTTTCAGAAGCTATTGGTTGTATTGCAAGTAGGTTGTGGAGGAAAGACAAAGGAGAAAGCGACTGagttgttgaagatgatgaaCCAGTATAGAGGAAAGTTGGAGTGTTTTGATTCATCAATGAATTATGATAACCTCAAGAAACCATCGTTttga